The sequence below is a genomic window from Cygnus atratus isolate AKBS03 ecotype Queensland, Australia chromosome 4, CAtr_DNAZoo_HiC_assembly, whole genome shotgun sequence.
CGTATGGTCTCACTGTGAAGACAGTTAATTACCAGTAATTACAAAGAGGCTTAGATTCCCCCTTCGTTTTCACTTTCTGCTGGACAGAGCTATGAAGAGtggagaaaaatacatatgtacAGTTCCCAAAGGGGATTTGGACTATAGCAAATAAACATCCACCAGTGCAACAGTCAGTTTTACGTGACTCAATATAAATTATGACATTATGCCATACAAAAAAGACATCACTTGTCTAAGGTTGCCAGCACATGTCTAAGGTGGACATCGCTGCCTGCGGACATCCCgagccccaccagcagcacgcCGATGCTGCAGCCTGGCAAAGTTCGCGCGTTGAAAGGCGGCAGGGTGGTTGCTGGAAGTCTCCTCGCGCTATGCCTCTCAGCAaggatttaaaagcagaaaatgagtaGGACACTTAAAACTGGGCTTTAAGTGCATCCAGATACCACGGCGTTAAATAAAGGTGCCAAGCCCAGGCGCGGAGTCTCAGGAGGCGTCGTCCACTGAGGGCTGAAGACGAGAGCGTTGCAGGAGCCCCTTCCCCATCAATTCTGCTCCGAGCTGCAAACCAGGGGCCAGGAGCTCAGCAGGGCCagtcctggtcctggtcctggtcccatcccatcccatcccatcccgttGTACCTGCGGAGGAGCCTGGTGACCAGCAGCTGCACCCAGGGCGCCGAGGGGCTCAGGCACAGCGTCCTGCCCGCCTTCGTTGTGGCTCTGCAGGGTGAGGGGGGACTCAGGAGGGGCTCTGCGAGCCGGGGGACCccgggacggggacagggacagggacttGGCACTTACATCACCTCGGGCACGGCGCAGTGCGGCCCCGCGGGGACGAGCTCCAGCCTGGCCAGGCGCCGCGGGGGGATCACCTCCGTCACAGCCTGCACGCAGCGGCACCGCAGCTCCCCGGCCAGCGGCGCACCTGGGGCGGGGGGCACGGCCTCAGCGAGGCTCTGGGGccgtcccccccgccccccgtcCCCTGTCCCCCATCCCCTGACCCCCGTAAGCTGCGTCCCCGCTGCTCTCACCCCGGCAGAGCGCGGCGCTGGCGGctaggagcaggagcaggaggtgcgGGCTCATGGCTCGGAATGCCATCGGAGGTGCCACGGAGCCGCCTGAGCCGCCTCGCTGCCTGCCCCTGCTTTTATGCCCCGGCCGGGAGCTGCCGGGGGTTTTCCCCGGCGTGGAGGGGGCCGGGTTCACCGCTTTCGGGCCAGGAATCCCGGGGGCTGGGCGGGACAGGGCTCCCCGTCCATCCCCTCCGTCCCTTCCGTCCCCTTCGTCCCCTCCGTCCACAGGGGCCTCCAGGGGCTGGAGCTCGCCTTGCTGGCGACCTCTCGCCTTCACCCAGGGGGGACTCTTCCCCCTGCTCACCCCTTTCTGCACCTGCCGTTGGAAGGGTGCAAAGCGGTGTTGCCTGCAGATAGGTGGCACTCGCGTTTGCATACCTAAAATCCCCTCCTGCAAGCTTCTACTCCGCTTCTCTGCAGATAGGTCCCTCTCGGTGTTCAGTACACTCAACAAATTTTGCTAACTTTTGCCCTGAAGCAGCGAAAAAGCAGCATTCTGGgagtttttaaaaggaattagatgctatttagatttatttatttatagatttaGTTAGAGATATAAAAACATTGGCAATTAGCTTTGGTATGAAATATCACTttgcagggttttgttttgttttgtttgcagctgatgcttttttctcttttccatgaaTGTTTGTGaacagacttcagcaaagcaaatTGTTCCAGAATTGCTGCCATGGGTTTTGCTCCAACAGCTCACAGTTTATCTAGTTTATCAGCTCTAGTTTATCTCTAGAGCTGCTGGTATTTTTGTACCATTTGTTGCTTTGGTTCAGGACACAGTTATGGCTATACAAGCATTAAAGATTTGTAAGGGTGTTCTTTGATCTCCCTCCCCTTGCAGTGTTCTAATCtctatttattaaataaataaattctttgctGGGGAATATACATCTACAACTTGAAGCACTAAAGCAAGATcccataaaaacaaatttcagcgCAACATTCCTGGTTTATGAAGAAGAGATTTGCTCATGAATCATTATTAGACTGACCTGAGATCAAGCATGTTATAGTGGCTATTTTGAATTGGCTTGACTTGATTTTCAGGGGAAAATGGGTATTGTTTCCTTATAAGAAGACTCACTACAGAGGTTGCTTCTTGCAGCTGAGGTACATAggttacatttattttttttaagtgactaGCCAAGTATGCATTTTAATGACAGTAATAGGACAGAGTAGGAATTAGCTGCAGGTAAAGCTATACTGGTGGGGACGCCaacatggaaagcaaaataaagtgaTTATTAAAGTCACAAGGATCACAGTACAGCAATCCCATTAGAAAATTTCCtgtctgaaaacaaagccaagctCAGGACTGAAAGCAGGTGGGAtgcagcagagggaagagcCCTAGTGAGCCGATTGAGGGGACAAGGGGTACACAGAGGCTCTCTCCTgagctctgtcctctttgcagcCCAGATGGCTTGTGCAGCTCCTCGCTCAGTCCCTCAGGAGACCAGAAGTGCAGGAAGATTGCACGTCATAACCAAATGGTGATTGCCCCATGTAGGCAGGAAATATCTAATGACTAATTTGCACCCCTTTCCAATGGAAAGGGGCGCAAATGGTAATGTCATCTTTTTGGGCTGGCAGCTTTTAGCTGAGTCTTAGAAGGAAATTACATGCTCAAGATCTCTCTGTCCAGCTCTGTCATTCCCTGCTTCCCCAGCCTCACCCCTCCAGTAAAGTCTGTCTCACTTGGCCAACCGCAGGAAGATTTGTCTAGGAGCTGTAGGTCTGCGGGCTCCAATCAATCAAGCTGATGCGAGTCGGTGTCATGTAAAGGTGGGAGGGTGAGCCGAGCCAGCGCTGCCATTAAGGGAGAAGTGCAGCGTCAGTCGTGCTCCCTGCCTTGCCAGCTGGCCAGTCTGTCcactcctgcctgcagccagcacataGCTTggcctgcctgcctcctgcccagctgcttcGGTGTCCCCAGAGCATGAGCACAGCTGGGGAAATGTTGGGGCACTTACACAGCCACAGGGAGAAAGGGAGCAGCCGTGGACACAAAGAGGACCCATAGTCTGTAGAGGGCATAGGGGTTGCATGAGGTCCAGTGGGTGTTGCATTGGGTGGGTTGGAGGAAATACCTCTTTAAATCTGGGCCTGTTACTGCCCGTGAGTCATGGAACGCCAtctctttttttagtttagtgAATTAGTTTTAATGAGGATGAATTCTCCACTGATGTGTGTATGAAATTCAGCATAACTGATGCATCATAACTGTGGCTTCAGGCCTCGTAGCAGAGGTGCTCTTCCAGGCTGTATTTTTGTGACCTCTTTTAAGTAGCAGTAGTAGTAATAGACCCCAGTGAACAGtgttgtatgtgttttttttttgtttgtttgtttgttttgttttgttttgttttttccaagccAGTAGAATATCAACTGAGGAGTTTGGAGCCTTTGAGAGGCAGGGGAcatgtttttctcagaaactAGAGAGATtgctaaagaaaacaataaaaatacagctgttaaGATGACACTAATGAACACAGATTTTAATTGCATATGCATGTTGGTAGGAACACATGCATTTCAGCTACGTTAATCTGCAGCAAGCCAGTCCCCTAGCCCACCCTTGTATCCCCGTGTGTGTCCGTAAGTGGTTTTCGCCTACGCGTAGCCTTTGCGAGCTGAACAGCGCGCTGTGTTACCAGGAAGGAGGATTTGCCCAGCTGTAGCCAACTGAGGCAATAAACAGTTAGGATGATGCACGGATAATCCAGTGCAGGTCACTGAAGCTTTCATCAGAAGATCCTGCTCTGAATAAACGCAGAGAGCAGATCTGTTGAGTAAGAAATTGTCACAGTCAGATTACATGTTGTTCTTGGACCGTACACATGAGTAAGGACAGTTTACGTGACAGTGCTCGGATTTATGCTTGGATGACTGTCCACAATATCTGAACCGTCAGGCTCATTCCACAGTGGTTACTGCTGGGAAAATTCCAGAAGAAGTCTCCAGGGGTCTGAAGCGTGAGGCTGTTTTGGATGCAGAGCAGCAATGTGTGAAATTCAGCAACCAGCTCTCCCAGAGAGTCGTGTGCTGAAATGAGCAGTAGTCAGAGGTTGTGAGCATGCCGAAGTGCAGGGGGCAATACAGCACTTGATCCTGTGAGTCAGGACATACACAAACAGGCCCGGTGCCCATGAAATGGGGATCTTTGGGAGTTCTCCAGGAGCCAAAACTATCTGCATGAGCAAGGCTTTGTACCTGTAGATTTCCAGATCACCTTTAGCTGCCTTCCGTGTGAATGTGGGTAGACTCTTTTCAGTCCAGATAACACTGGGCTGCAGATGAGCCCTTTTGGattttgccttttcctcttggtcccctctctgtccttggcacatttccttttacaaggaaagaaaagacaggaaagagagAATCATGTCAGCCAGAATTCAGAAAGCCAGGTTCTTCCCTGCCTCTTGCCTCTTTCATTATGGATCCATCATGCCTTGGCTACAGGTGTATGGCCAAGTGAGATGTTAACactatcatttaaaataatgatctaTAGCAAACTGATGGTCAGTATTTTCTTAGCTCTATTCCTGGTCTTCAACTGTTTTCAACACTTTGGAGTTTTGGGGTCTTCATTTGTTTCCTAACAGAGTTAGAggttctccttttcctgttctccGTGGTGGCAATAAAAGCATGAACAAACACACAGTGTTAATAGCTGCAAAGGAATGTACTTATATTACTCAAGCATTACCTTAGCAAATACAAATGCTTGGCTTCGACATCAATTCGTCCGGTAATCATTTCTCCATTGTACAGTTTCAAGTTGCAATTTACCCCTTTAAGGTAACTACCGGGATTGCAGTTACTGCCACACTTGGACCTCGCTTTGTGTGACCCTTACACATGCAAGTGCTTCAAAAGTGTGTAAACTGTCTGGTTCTGGGAATTCATACCCAACATATAAGGGCAAGAGAGGCTTCGTTCTGAGGCTGGGAGCAGTTTGTTTAAGGGAACACTTGCCTACCTCACCCTGAGGGGGAAGAAACCCTGGCTTTTCGGTGGCAGGCTTCATCCTGGATGAAGGCTACAATTTGGTGACACCCTTCCCCTGGAGCTGTTCATCTGGTAAGCTCTGGAAGTCATCATAAGTCCCAAAAGGTTTTATGAGTTCATTTTGGCCttgcaaacagctgaaaatgctgcaaattGTGCAAACTTCCTGTGCGTTTTTGCCCTTGGTTCTGTAAAAGCATCaggagcaactctttgctcgGAAGGTGGAGAGGATCTCTTGCTGTGGGCTTTTAGGCCCTGCTTGCCTGTCATTAGCAAGCAGGTTTTTTGATTGCAGGTTTGTGGTTTGCACGGTAATTCAGGTATAACTACACTGAATACATCTCtggatgctgctgcttgctATCTGACTCTAACATCTGAGAGCAGGACTTGTACTTTGGCAGTGACTTGTACAGGCGTGGTACAGCGCCTC
It includes:
- the LOC118251662 gene encoding uncharacterized protein LOC118251662 isoform X1 yields the protein MQTRVPPICRQHRFAPFQRQVQKGVSRGKSPPWVKARGRQQGELQPLEAPVDGGDEGDGRDGGDGRGALSRPAPGIPGPKAVNPAPSTPGKTPGSSRPGHKSRGRQRGGSGGSVAPPMAFRAMSPHLLLLLLAASAALCRGAPLAGELRCRCVQAVTEVIPPRRLARLELVPAGPHCAVPESHNEGGQDAVPEPLGALGAAAGHQAPPQLGAELMGKGLLQRSRLQPSVDDAS
- the LOC118251662 gene encoding uncharacterized protein LOC118251662 isoform X2; translation: MQTRVPPICRQHRFAPFQRQVQKGVSRGKSPPWVKARGRQQGELQPLEAPVDGGDEGDGRDGGDGRGALSRPAPGIPGPKAVNPAPSTPGKTPGSSRPGHKSRGRQRGGSGGSVAPPMAFRAMSPHLLLLLLAASAALCRGAPLAGELRCRCVQAVTEVIPPRRLARLELVPAGPHCAVPEVIATTKAGRTLCLSPSAPWVQLLVTRLLRSSEQN